A portion of the Suricata suricatta isolate VVHF042 chromosome 11, meerkat_22Aug2017_6uvM2_HiC, whole genome shotgun sequence genome contains these proteins:
- the LOC115306934 gene encoding olfactory receptor 8J2-like: MAPGNLTWVTEFMVTGVSDRPELQIPLFFVFLLIYGLTLAGNLGLITLTSVDSQLQTPMYFFLRHLAIINLGDSTVIAPKMLANFLVSKKTISYYECAAQLGGFLVFIVAETFMLAAMAYDRYMAICNPLLYMVVVSPQICLLLVSLTYLYSLTTALTVTSCVFSVSYCSSNVINHFYCDPVPLLALSCTDTYMPETVVFTSAGINLLFSLAIVLISYFNIVLAILRIRSSEGRRKAFSTCASHMMAVTVFYGTLLFMYLQPKTNHSLDTDKMASVFYTLVIPMLNPLIYSLRNKDVKDALKRFSNKPCQSFKFM; encoded by the exons atggctCCAGGGAATCTCACTTGGGTGACTGAGTTCATGGTCACAGGAGTCTCAGACCGCCCAGAGCTCCAGATTCcactcttctttgttttcctgctgATCTATGGGCTGACACTGGCCGGGAACCTGGGCCTCATCACCCTCACCAGTGTGGACTCTCAGCTTCaaacccccatgtacttcttcctcag gcACTTGGCTATCATCAATCTTGGAGATTCTACTGTCATTGCCCCTAAAATGCTGGCTAACTTCTTGGTTTCAAAGAAGACCATATCCTACTATGAATGTGCAGCCCAACTGGGTGGGTTCCTAGTCTTCATTGTGGCTGAGACTTTCATGCTGGCTGCAATGGCCTATGATCGCTACATGGCTATTTGCAACCCCCTGCTCTACATGGTGGTGGTGTCTCCACAGATCTGCCTTCTGCTGGTATCCCTCACATACCTCTACAGTCTGACCACAGCACTGACTGTCACCTCCTGTGTGTTCTCTGTGTCATACTGCTCTTCAAATGTAATCAACCATTTCTACTGTGATCCTGTCCCCTTGTTGGCATTGTCCTGTACTGATACCTACATGCCAGAAACAGTAGTGTTTACTTCTGCAGGGatcaatttgcttttctctttggctATTGTTCTAATATCCTATTTTAACATTGTCCTTGCCATTTTGAGGATACGTTCCTCAGAGGGTCGACGAAAAGCCTTTTCCACCTGTGCCTCTCACATGATGGCTGTCACTGTGTTCTACGGGACCCTTCTCTTCATGTATTTGCAACCAAAGACCAACCACTCATTGGATACTGATAAAATGGCCTCTGTCTTCTACACCCTGGTGATACCAATGCTGAATCCCCTCATTTACAGCCTAAGGAACAAGGATGTGAAGGATGCATTGAAGAGATTCTCAAATAAACCATGCCAGTCCTTCAAATTCATGTAA
- the LOC115271598 gene encoding olfactory receptor 8K3-like: MNKPNQTVLTEFILMGITDWPELQGPFFGLFLIIYAISVVGNLGMIILTMVDSRLQTPMYFFLRHLAFIDLGYSTAVGPKMLVNFITNQNSIPYNWCATQLAFFILFIISELFILSAMAYDHYVAICHPLLYPVVMSQKVCWVLVAVPYVYSAFLSLIITIKIFMSSFCDHNLIRHFYCDNLPLLTLLCSSTRDIELIILIFSAFNLGSSLLIVLVSYTLILRAILRMNSAEGRHKAFSTCGSHLTVVIVLYATLFFMYVQPKSSHSFDTDKIASVFYTLIIPMLNPMIYSLRNQEVKGALRRIWKNLHRLPM; this comes from the coding sequence ATGAACAAACCAAATCAAACAGTGCTAACAGAATTCATCCTAATGGGAATCACAGACTGGCCTGAGCTGCAGGGTCCCTTCTTTGGGCTCTTCCTCATCATCTATGCGATCTCAGTGGTGGGCAACCTGGGCATGATCATCCTCACCATGgtggactccaggctccaaacacccatgtacttcttcctcagacACCTGGCTTTCATTGATCTTGGTTATTCAACAGCTGTGGGACCCAAAATGCTAGTCAATTTCATCACTAATCAAAACTCAATTCCCTATAACTGGTGTGCTACACAGCTAGCTTTCTTCATCTTGTTCATCATCAGTGAGCTTTTCATTCTGTCAGCAATGGCCTATGACCactatgtggccatctgtcaccctcTGCTCTATCCAGTTGTTATGTCACAAAAGGTGTGCTGGGTGCTGGTAGCTGTCCCCTATGTCTACAGtgcctttctttctctaataATTACCATAAAGATTTTTATGTCATCCTTCTGTGACCATAATCTCATTAGACATTTCTATTGTGACAATCTTCCTTTGTTAACTTTGCTGTGCTCAAGCACACGTGACATTGAGTTGATAATACTGATCTTTTCAGCTTTTAATTTGGGGTCCTCTCTTCTGATTGTGCTTGTCTCCTACACCCTGATCCTTAGGGCCATCCTCAGGATGAACTCTGCAGAGGGCAGGCAcaaggccttctccacctgtggaTCCCACCTGACAGTGGTCATTGTATTATATGCGACTCTTTTCTTCATGTATGTGCAGCCTAAATCCAGTCACTCCTTTGATACTGATAAAATTGCCTCTGTATTTTACACATTGATAATACCTATGCTGAATCCCATGATCTACAGCTTAAGGAACCAAGAGGTGAAAGGTGCCCTGCGTAGGATATGGAAAAATCTGCACAGACTGCCTATGTAG
- the LOC115272081 gene encoding olfactory receptor 5T2-like: MKNVTEVTTFVLKGFTDKLELKIILFFLFLAIYLFTLMGNCGLVVLVIGDSRLHNPMYYFLSVLSSVDACYSSVITPNMLVDFMSKNKVISFLGCATQMFLAVTFGTTECFLLAAMAYDRYVAIYNPLLYSVSMSPRVYVPLIMASFVGGILHASVHTVATFSLSFCASNEIMHVFCDIPPLLAISCSDTHTNQLLLFYFAGSIEISTILIVLISYGFIMLVILRMHSAEGRKKVFSTCGSHLTGVSIFHSTVLFMYVRPNSSYALDHDMIVSIIYSIVIPMLNPIIYSLRNKDVKEAMQKVFKKN, translated from the coding sequence ATGAAGAATGTCACTGAAGTTACCACATTTGTGCTGAAGGGCTTCACAGACAAACTTGAACTAAAGATCATCTTATTCTTCCTGTTTTTAGCAATCTACCTCTTTACTCTGATGGGAAATTGTGGACTGGTTGTATTGGTCATTGGGGATTCCCGGCTCCACAATCCCATGTACTATTTTTTGAGTGTGCTATCATCTGTGGATGCCTGCTATTCCTCTGTGATTACCCCAAATATGTTAGTAGATTTCATGTCAAAGAATAAAGTCATTTCATTCCTTGGATGTGCAACACAGATGTTTCTTGCTGTAACCTTTGGGACCACAGAATGCTTTCTCTTGGCCgcaatggcctatgaccgctatgtagCAATCTACAACCCGCTCCTGTACTCTGTGAGCATGTCACCCAGAGTCTATGTGCCACTCATCATGGCTTCCTTCGTGGGTGGCATTTTGCATGCTTCTGTCCACACAGTGGCCACATTCAGCCTGTCCTTCTGTGCATCCAATGAAATTATGCATGTCTTTTGTGACATCCCTCCTCTCCTCGCCATTTCTTGTTCTGACACTCACACAAACCAGCTCCTGCTCTTCTACTTTGCGGGATCTATTGAGATATCTACTATACTGATAGTCTTGATCTCCTATGGTTTCATTATGCTGGTAATTTTGAGGATGCATTCtgctgaaggaagaaaaaaagtcttttccaCATGTGGTTCTCACCTAACTGGAGTGTCAATTTTTCATAGTACTGTTCTTTTCATGTATGTGAGACCTAATTCCAGCTATGCTTTAGACCATGACATGATAGTGTCAATAATTTATAGCATTGTGATTCCCATGCTGAATCCCATTATCTATAGCTTGAggaacaaagatgtaaaagaagcTATGCAGAAagtgtttaagaaaaattga